One region of Parerythrobacter jejuensis genomic DNA includes:
- a CDS encoding phosphoglycerate kinase: MTTFKTLDDLGDITGKVALVRVDLNLPMKDGSATDVTRVEAVKPTILELADKGAKVLLIAHFGRPKGQRNSMMSTSFVQGDVEGVLGKEIMFIPEVMGPVVEQSIGILRNGDIGMLDNVRFWPGEEANDPDFVAGMAAHGDFYVNDAFSASHRAHASTEGLAHALPAYAGRAMEKELKALDAALGNPEAPVAAVVGGAKVSTKLDVLENLVGRVQHLIIGGGMANTFLAARGVNVGKSLCEHDLTDTVNRIMDQADHADCTIHLPYDVVVAKEFADNPESLRTCNVHEVRPDEMILDIGPQAVEALGDVLKTCRTLVWNGPLGAFETVPFDEATVALAKTAAALTQDGSLVSVCGGGDTVAALAHAGVTGDVTYISTAGGAFLEWMEGKELPGVKALG; this comes from the coding sequence GTGACAACTTTCAAAACCCTGGACGACCTTGGCGACATCACCGGCAAGGTCGCGCTGGTCCGCGTCGATCTGAACCTTCCCATGAAGGATGGTTCTGCGACTGACGTGACCAGGGTCGAGGCGGTAAAGCCAACGATCCTGGAGCTCGCGGACAAGGGTGCGAAAGTGCTGCTGATCGCTCATTTTGGGCGACCCAAGGGGCAGCGCAATTCGATGATGAGCACTAGCTTCGTCCAAGGCGATGTCGAAGGCGTGTTGGGCAAAGAGATCATGTTCATTCCCGAGGTCATGGGGCCGGTGGTGGAGCAATCGATCGGCATCCTGCGTAATGGTGATATTGGCATGCTCGACAATGTCCGGTTCTGGCCGGGTGAAGAAGCCAACGATCCCGACTTTGTTGCTGGCATGGCTGCGCATGGTGATTTCTACGTCAATGACGCGTTCTCCGCTTCTCATAGGGCGCATGCGAGCACCGAGGGCCTTGCCCATGCGCTCCCTGCTTATGCGGGCCGGGCGATGGAGAAGGAACTCAAGGCGCTTGATGCGGCGCTGGGCAATCCCGAAGCGCCTGTTGCGGCTGTTGTGGGTGGCGCCAAGGTTTCGACCAAGCTTGACGTTCTCGAGAACCTTGTCGGCCGCGTTCAGCACCTGATTATCGGTGGCGGAATGGCGAACACGTTCCTCGCTGCGCGCGGTGTGAATGTCGGCAAGAGCCTGTGCGAGCATGATCTGACCGATACCGTAAACCGGATCATGGATCAGGCCGATCATGCTGATTGCACCATCCATCTACCGTATGACGTTGTGGTGGCGAAGGAATTTGCCGACAACCCGGAAAGCCTGCGCACATGCAATGTGCATGAAGTCCGCCCGGACGAGATGATCCTGGATATCGGCCCACAAGCAGTCGAGGCTCTTGGCGATGTGTTGAAGACATGCCGCACCTTGGTCTGGAACGGACCGCTTGGCGCGTTCGAAACGGTGCCATTCGATGAGGCTACGGTGGCCCTTGCTAAAACCGCTGCTGCCCTGACGCAGGATGGTTCTCTCGTCTCGGTTTGCGGTGGCGGCGACACGGTTGCTGCTTTGGCGCATGCCGGTGTTACGGGCGATGTCACCTACATTTCAACCGCAGGCGGCGCGTTCCTCGAGTGGATGGAGGGCAAGGAGCTTCCCGGCGTGAAGGCTCTGGGATGA
- a CDS encoding serine hydrolase domain-containing protein, which produces MIRTLVALASLWIAAPLAAQEADYAAFADFLDTYRKQNNTPSMSAVILRDGAIVWEGYFGTWDDERDFPTNADTTYYIASVTKPIAATAILAESLAGDLDLGAPMSSDGDWAEFCTYFRGTAIPFMGGGTDMSGHPIPLVDCAKPTTLVEMLDMRANADSFVYNPIAFARIDRVISGSGGRDLRAIVRDRILEPAAMRNVALGWRDPEQGDALRLMTMPYHVEDGAIRKQALSDDDFRASAGMIANPRALAAFDIAYDRGQLVPPAIRKRLIEGVELGPLGDYRLGWFLEDHEGKRLMWHSGKDDQRYSALYLKVPEDRLTLIVLANTEAIWKDGASLVEAKISQNPIGAQFLEDFVEAE; this is translated from the coding sequence ATGATCCGCACCCTCGTTGCCCTGGCCAGCCTCTGGATCGCAGCTCCTCTTGCTGCACAGGAGGCGGACTACGCAGCGTTTGCGGATTTCCTCGATACCTATCGCAAACAGAACAACACGCCCTCGATGAGTGCGGTGATTCTGCGTGATGGCGCGATTGTGTGGGAAGGCTATTTCGGGACCTGGGATGACGAGCGTGATTTCCCGACCAATGCTGACACCACCTATTACATTGCGTCGGTAACCAAACCGATCGCAGCCACAGCCATACTTGCCGAGAGCTTGGCCGGCGACCTGGACCTTGGCGCCCCTATGTCTTCCGATGGAGATTGGGCGGAATTCTGTACCTATTTCCGGGGCACGGCGATCCCGTTCATGGGCGGGGGCACAGATATGTCAGGCCATCCGATCCCGCTGGTAGATTGCGCGAAACCGACCACGCTGGTCGAGATGCTCGATATGCGAGCGAATGCAGACAGTTTCGTCTATAATCCGATCGCCTTTGCGCGGATTGACCGTGTAATCTCTGGCAGTGGAGGGCGCGATTTGAGGGCAATCGTGAGGGACCGTATTCTGGAACCCGCCGCGATGCGGAATGTCGCGCTGGGGTGGCGCGACCCGGAACAGGGTGACGCGCTCCGTTTGATGACCATGCCCTACCATGTCGAAGACGGCGCGATCCGAAAGCAGGCCCTCTCCGACGATGATTTCCGGGCATCTGCCGGGATGATTGCAAATCCACGAGCGCTCGCGGCCTTCGATATCGCATATGATCGAGGTCAGCTTGTGCCACCGGCCATCCGAAAGCGCCTGATCGAGGGAGTAGAGCTGGGGCCGCTGGGCGATTACCGGCTTGGCTGGTTCCTGGAGGATCACGAGGGAAAGCGCCTGATGTGGCATTCGGGCAAAGATGATCAGCGCTATTCTGCGCTCTATCTGAAAGTACCCGAAGATCGCCTGACCCTGATTGTCCTCGCCAATACCGAAGCGATCTGGAAGGACGGCGCTTCGTTGGTCGAGGCCAAGATTTCGCAGAACCCGATCGGGGCGCAATTCCTGGAAGACTTCGTGGAGGCAGAGTGA
- a CDS encoding PaaI family thioesterase produces the protein MSENEAVGASGGLGLVTEGEWAGWSTWQSDAFEQRAGPFYERLEEDGTRVAAFRAEARHMNGAGFMHGGCLLTFADSAIFTIANDEMAGSMGVTMNLSGDFLDAAREGQLIEARGEVTRGGGKTIYVRGLATADGQPVLSFTAIIRKVGPRKSK, from the coding sequence GTGAGCGAGAACGAGGCAGTTGGTGCGAGCGGTGGTCTCGGGCTGGTCACAGAAGGCGAGTGGGCTGGTTGGTCCACCTGGCAGAGTGATGCGTTTGAACAGCGCGCGGGGCCGTTTTACGAGCGGTTGGAGGAAGATGGCACGCGCGTAGCCGCGTTCCGGGCCGAAGCGCGGCACATGAACGGGGCCGGCTTCATGCATGGCGGGTGCCTTCTTACCTTCGCCGATTCTGCAATTTTCACGATTGCGAACGACGAGATGGCCGGTTCCATGGGCGTGACGATGAACCTCTCCGGTGATTTCCTTGATGCGGCGAGGGAAGGGCAATTGATCGAGGCGCGAGGCGAAGTGACACGAGGCGGTGGCAAAACCATCTATGTGCGCGGATTGGCTACCGCCGATGGGCAGCCGGTCTTGAGCTTCACCGCAATCATTCGCAAAGTTGGCCCACGGAAGAGCAAATGA